From one Triticum aestivum cultivar Chinese Spring unplaced genomic scaffold, IWGSC CS RefSeq v2.1 scaffold73991, whole genome shotgun sequence genomic stretch:
- the LOC123174146 gene encoding ervatamin-C-like — protein sequence MAPIHSNSSRRLDGTVLALLLVLVAATAFVGAAAARGDALAARHERWMAKYGRAYTDAAEKLHRQEVFAANARHVDAVNRAGNRTYTLGLNQFSDLTNEEFVEKHLGYRHQPGGLRPEDTPVAAVNMSKAQFQSTPDSLDWRAQGAVTQVKNQAPCGSCWAFAAVAATEGLVQIATGNLISMSEQQVLDCTGDTSTCKGGSVIAALRYVAASGGLQPEAAYAYTGQQGACRSVMPNSAASVGAPRWVGLNGDEDALRELAASQPVAVGVEADPDFQHYKSGVFVGSSSCGQNLNHAVTVVGYGADGGGQEYWLVKNQWGTGWGEGGYMRLTRGNGGNCGMATVAYYPTVDSS from the exons ATGGCGCCGATTCACAGTAACAGCTCTCGCCGCCTCGACGGCACGGTGCTTGCGCTTCTGCTCGTGCTCGTGGCCGCCACTGCCTTTGTCGGCGCTGCCGCAGCGCGAGGGGACGCGCTGGCCGCCCGGCACGAGCGGTGGATGGCCAAGTACGGGCGCGCGTACACGGACGCTGCCGAGAAATTGCACCGGCAGGAGGTGTTCGCGGCCAACGCGCGCCACGTAGACGCTGTCAACCGGGCGGGCAACCGGACGTACACCCTCGGGCTCAACCAGTTCTCCGACCTCACCAACGAAGAGTTCGTGGAGAAGCACCTCGGGTACCGTCACCAGCCGGGCGGGCTCCGTCCCGAGGACACGCCGGTGGCCGCGGTGAACATGTCCAAGGCTCAGTTCCAGTCCACGCCGGACAGCTTGGACTGGAGGGCCCAGGGCGCCGTCACCCAAGTCAAGAACCAAGCCCCATGTG GGAGTTGCTGGGCgttcgcggcggtggcggcgaccgaGGGGCTCGTACAGATCGCCACCGGCAACCTCATCTccatgtcagagcagcaggtgctCGACTGCACGGGCGACACTAGCACCTGCAAGGGTGGCTCCGTCATCGCCGCCCTACGTTACGTCGCCGCAAGCGGCGGCCTGCAGCCGGAGGCAGCCTACGCGTATACCGGCCAGCAGGGCGCGTGCCGCAGCGTCATGCCAAATTCGGCCGCCTCCGTTGGCGCCCCCCGCTGGGTGGGCCTGAACGGCGATGAGGACGCGTTGCGGGAGCTGGCTGCCAGCCAACCGGTGgccgtgggcgtggaggcggaccCTGACTTTCAGCACTACAAGAGCGGCGTGTTCGTCGGTAGTTCGTCGTGCGGGCAGAACCTGAACCACGCCGTGACGGTGGTGGGGTAcggggcggacggcggcgggcAGGAGTACTGGTTGGTGAAGAACCAGTGGGGGACGGGGTGGGGTGAGGGGGGCTATATGCGCCTCACGCGCGGGAACGGCGGAAACTGCGGCATGGCCACCGTTGCCTACTATCCGACCGTGGACAGCTCTTAA